A region of the Streptomyces durocortorensis genome:
GTCGCGGAGTGCCCGGGTGGTGCCGAGGATGCAGTAGCGCACGGGCCCATTGTCCGTGACCAACCGGGTCACGGCGTCGACAGGGTGGAACTCCGGCACCGGTCCCCGACGTTCCCGCCCTGTCGGCCACTGCCGTGACCGCCGTCGCCGCCCAGCCCCAGCCCTCCAGTCCCCCGCTCCAGGAGTGTGTGCCGATGACCACCGCAGCCACCCGTGGCGACCGGAGGATCAGCCCGGTCTTCCTCGGCATCGCCGCCGTCACCGCCGTCGCGGGCTGGGCGGTGTGGACGGGTTTCGCGGACGCCACGGGCTTCGCGGTCTTCCTGTTCGTCACCGGAGCCTGGATCGTCTCGCTCTGTCTGCACGAGTACGCGCACGCCCGCACCGCGCTGCACAGCGGGGATCTCTCGGTCGGGTCGAAGGGCTATCTGACGCTCAACCCGCTCACGTACACGCACGCGCTGCTCAGCATCGTGCTGCCCGTCCTCTTCGTGATCATGGGCGGGATCGGGCTGCCGGGCGGCGCGGTCTACATCGAGCGGGCCCGCATCCGCGGCCGGTGGAGACACAGCCTGATCTCGGCGGCGGGCCCGCTGACGAACGTGGCGTTCGCGATCGTGTGCACCGCCCCGTTCTGGCTGGACGCGCTCGACGGGGTGCCGCTCGCCTTCCAGTACGCGCTGGCGTTCCTGGCCATGCTCCAGGTGACGGCGGCGATCCTGAATTTCCTGCCGATCCCGGGGCTGGACGGCTACGGGGTGATCGAGCCCTGGCTCTCGTACCGGATCCGCCGCCAGGTGGAGCCGATCGCGCCGTTCGGGCTGATCGCGGTGTTCGCCGTCCTGTGGATTCCCGGCGTGAACATCGCGTTCTTCGACGGGATCGACGCGCTGCTGCGGGCCCTGGGGGTCGACGAGGTCCAGCGCTATTGCGGCCTGGACACCTATCGCTTCTGGAAGGCGTTCTTCGACGAGCAGGACCCGGCCTGCGCGGTGGGGTGACGGGTCAGCGAGCGGCTTCGGAAGCGGTCATACGGTGCTTGCGCACGTAGAACCAGACCATGTTCGACGACAGCCCCGCGATCAGCACCCAGATGATCCCGAGCAGGCTGCCCTGGACGAAGGAGATCACGGCCGCCGCGACGGCGAGGACGCAGACGGCGAGGGCGAGGAGAGCGAGGCGGGGCATGGGGGCGGCTCCTGTCGGGAACGGTCACGGTCCCGTCCAGTGTCCCCCATGCCCCGTTGTGCCCCGCCTGGGGCCCGGACCTCCGGGTGCCGGGGCGTGGGTGACGTCAGACGTCGGTGGTGCGGAGCCCGGCGTGCGCCTTGTAGCGGCGGTTGACCGAGATCAGGTTGGCCACCAGTGACTCGACCTGGTGGGCGTTGCGCAGCCGGCCCGCGAAGATGCCGCGCATCCCGGGGATGCGGCCCGCCAGCGCCTGCACGATGTCCGTGTCGGCGCGCACCTCGCCCAGGACCAGCACGTCGGTGTCGATCTCCTCGATGGACTCGTCCTGGAGCAGCACCGCGGAGAGGTGGTGGAAGGCTGCGGTGACCCGGGAGTCCGGCAGCAGGGCGGCGGCCTGCTCGGCGGCGCTGCCCTCCTCCGGCTTGAGGGCGTAGGCGCCCTTCTTGTCGAAGCCGAGGGGGTTGACGCAGTCGATCACGAGCTTGCCCGCGAGCTCCCCGCGCAGGGACTCCAGCGTCTTGGCGTGACCGTCCCACGGCACCGCGACGATCACGATGTCGCTGCGCCGGGCGCACTCCGCGTTGTCCGCGCCCTCGACGCCGAAGCCCAGCTCGGCCGCCGCCTGTTCGGCCCGCGCCGCGTCCCGGGAGCCGAGGGTGACCCGCTGTCCGGCGCGGGCGAGCCGGTAGGCGAGACCGCGCCCCTGCGGGCCGGTCCCGCCGAGCACGCCGACGCTCAGGCCGGAGACGTCGGGAAGGTCCCAGGGGTCCTTGACGGGGGGCTTGGGCGCGCTGCCGCTGTCCTGTGTAGTCATGGGGCCGACCCTACTGCCAGGTAGCGGCCGTGCGGCCGCCCCCCGGGCAGGCGGTCCCGCTCAGCACCCGGTCCCCCGTTCGGGTGAGGGGCAGGGCGACGGGCCCGGCCGGGGCTGGGCGCGGGGCAGGATGCCGGGCCATGGATGCCGTACGTGTCGCCCTGCTCCGTGACGTACTGGCCGGGACCGGGTGGCCGGACTCCGCCCGCCGGTTCGCGCTGGCCCTGCGCGCGTCCGTCCTCCCGCAGGGCGGCGGGCTGCTGCTGGTGGGGACGGAGCGGTACGAGCCGTGGCATCTGGCGGCCCATCTGACCGACGAGTCCGCGTGGTCGGGGCTGCCGGAGCTGGTGCCCACGCTCGTACGGCACCGGGTGGCGCCCGGTGATCCGGCGCATCTGGCCGTGGGCCTCGGCCGGATCGAGGCGGCGGGCCGGCGCGAGACGCTGGTGCTGGTCGCGCCGGAGCGGCCGGAGAGCGGGCTGCTGGAGCGGGTGCACGACGCGCGGCGGGCCGGGGCGCGGGTGCTCACCCTGGACGGCGGCGATCCGGAGGTCGGCTCCCTGGCGCACGAGTCGCTGGCGGTCGGCGGGACCGACGATGTGGACCTGGACCTCGTGCAGCACCTGGTCAGCGCGGCCGCCGGGGAGAACGGGGCGCCTCCGGCGCGCGGCCGCCGCACCTTCCGGGACCGGCTCGCCCGGCTCGCCGACCAGCTGACCCAGCCGCCGCCCGCCGGCTGGTAGCGCGCGCCGCGGCTACCCGGAGATTCGGGGCCGCTCGGGCCGCCCGCCCCGGAGGTTCAGGCCACCCCGGACCGGCCACCGGATTCGGGGTACCCCGGACCGCTCACCCCGAAATCCGGTTGCTCCGGGCACCCAGCAGTACCGAACATGGCCCCTCGTGACCTCAGCACCGCCTTCCCCCTCCTCCCCGGACTCCCCCTCCTCGCCGCCGTCGGCGCGGCTCCGCGCGCTGCTGCCGGACCTCTCGCCGTGGCGGTCCTCGGCGGACTTCCGGCTGCTGTGGGTCCAGGGGCTGATCACGTACTTCGGCAGCTTCATGGCGCTGATCGCGCTGCCGCTCCAGATCAAGGACCTCACCGGCTCGCCGCTCGCGGTCGGGGCGATGGGCGCGGTGGAGCTGGTGCCGCTGGTGGTCTTCGGGCTGTACGGCGGGGCGCTCGCGGACTCGGTGGACCGGCGCCGGGTGATCCTGCTGACCGAGGCCGGGCTCGGTGTGCTCGCGGCGGTCCTGCTGGTGAACGCCCTGCTGCCGGAGCCGTTGCTGTGGCCGCTTTACGTGGTGGCGGGCGGGGTGTCGGCGCTGGCCGGGCTCCAGCGGCCCGCGCTGGACTCGCTGATGGCCCGGATCGTGCCGCACGCCCAGCAGACGGCGGCGGCCGCGCTGAACTCGCTGCGCTGGCAGATCGGGGCGATCGCGGGCCCGGCGCTGGCCGGTCTGGTGGTGGCGTACGCCGGTCACGGCACGGCGTACGCGGTGACGGTGGGCACGTTCGCCGTCTCCGTCGTGCTCTGTCTGCGCCTGGCCCCGGCGCCGCCCGCCGGGGACGCGGCGAAGCCGTCGCTGCGCGGGATCGTGGAGGGGGCGCGGTATGCCTGGAGCCGGCCGGTGCTGCTGGGGACGTACGCGATCGACCTGGCGGCGATGTTCTTCGCCTTCCCGAACACGATCTTCCCGTTCCTGGCGGACGAGCTGGACGCCGAGTGGTCGCTGGGCCTGATGTACGCGGCGGGCTCGGTCGGCTCGCTGGCGCTGGGGCTCACCAGCGGCTGGACGTCCCGGGTGCGCAGGCACGGGCTGTTCGTGGTGTTCGGGGCGACGGCGTGGGGGCTGGCGATCGCCGCGGCGGGCTGGTTCTCCAGCGTGTGGGTGGTGCTGCTGTGCCTCGCCGTCGCGGGGGCGGGCGACATGCTGAGCGGGCTGGGGCGCGCGACGATCTGGAACCAGACCATCCCGGAGGAGCTGCGGGGCCGACTCGCGGGCATCGAGGTGCTCTCGTACAGCATCGGCCCGCAACTGGGGCAGGTGCGGGCCGGGGCGATGGCGGGCTGGACCGGGACCCGGTCGGCGATCTGGACGGGCGGGGTGGCATGTGTGGCGTCGGTGGCGCTGCTGACCGCCGCGCTGCCGAAGCTGGTGCGGTACGACTCGGAGACGGACGAGGACGCGGTACGGAGGCGGGAGGCCCGGGTGGAGGGGTGATCCGGGGCTCCGCTCCGTACCCCGCTCCTCAGTCGCCGGACGTGCTGGGGTTCTCGCCGGACGGGCTTGATGTGCCCTTGTCCTCGTCGTGCCACTTCGGGTCCGTCTCCCACTGGAGGTTCCGTTCGCGCGCCGTGTCCATCGCGTGCTGGGCCGCCTCGCGGGAGGTGTAGGGGCCGAACCGGTTCAGCGCCGGGCACTCCGGGCCTTCCTCGACCTTCTTGTGCTGGAGGCAGTAGTACCACTCGCCCGGTTTGCCGACCGTGCGCTTCTTGAACAGGGCCATCGACGGCTCCTTTCCTTATCGCCATGGTGCCCCGGAGCCGCTGGTTAGACTCGCTGGCATGTCTGGCCAGTCGCTTCTCGTACCAGGGGAGATCACTCCCGTCCGTTCCGTACCCGGAAACATCCGGCGCCCCGAGTACGTGGGGAAGCCGGCCCCGACGCCGTACACCGGCCCGGAGATCCAGGACGCCGATACCGTGGAGCGGATGCGCATCGCGGGCCGTATCGCCGCGCAGGCCATGGAGGAGGCCGCCAAGCACATCGCCCCGGGCGTCACCACGGACGAGCTCGACCGGGTCGCGCACGAGTTCATGATCGATCATGGCGCGTACCCCTCGACGCTCGGCTACCGGGGCTTCCCGAAGTCGCTGTGCAGCTCCCTCAACGAGGTCATCTGCCACGGCATCCCCGACTCCACCGTGCTGCGCGACGGGGACATCGTGAACCTGGACGTCACCGCGTACATCAACGGGGTGCACGGCGACAACAACGCCACCTACCTCTGCGGCGAGGTCGACGAGGAGTCCCGGCTGCTCGTCGAGCGCACCCGGGAGTCGCTGAACCGGGCCATCAAGGCGGTCAGGCCGGGACGGCAGATCAACGTCATCGGCCGGGTCATCGAGTCGTACGCGAAGCGGTTCGGGTACGGAGTGGTGCGCGACTTCACCGGGCACGGGATCAACTCCTCGTTCCACTCCGGTCTGATCATCCCGCACTACGACAGCCCGCACGCGACCACGGTGATGCAGCCCGGGATGACGTTCACCATCGAGCCGATGCTGACGCTGGGCACCCACGAGTACGACATGTGGGAGGACGGCTGGACCGTGGTGACGAAGGACCGGAAGCGGACGGCCCAGTTCGAACACACGCTGGTCGTCACGGAGACCGGGGCGGAGATCCTCACCCTCCCTTAATCACCCAAAAAACCCTTAAGCACCCATTTCCAGCCTTCGGGGCGTAGTTTTTTACCGACAAGCAGTCGGGAACCAGTTGACTTAGGTAAACCTAAGTAGGAGGATCGGGCGTACCGGCGCGCACCGCCGCACCGTCGCGGCGGTCGCCTGCCGACATTTCCGTCTCTTTCTGGACTTCCCGTCCCCCTCGGTCCCCGGAGGCCCGCCTTGGACGCAACCGCCACCGTCACTCCCTTCTCGACGCTCATCCGCACCGCGTCGCACGAACAGCACACCGAGGCCGAGACCTCGACGTTCATGGGTGACCTGCTGGGCGGGCGGCTGGGAGTGGACGCGTACACGCGCTACACCGAGCAGCTGTGGTTCGTGTACCAGGCGCTTGAGGAGGGCGCGGAGGCCCTGCGCGACGACCCGGTCGCGGGCCCGTTCATACAGCCCGAGCTGATGCGCTCCACCGAGCTGGAACGCGACCTCGCGCACCTGCGCGGGGAGAACTGGCGCGAGGACCTGGAGGCGCTGCCCGCCACCGCCGCGTACGCCGCCCGGGTCGCCGAGTGCGCACGCACCTGGCCCGCCGGATACATCGCCCACCACTACACCCGCTACCTCGGCGACCTCTCGGGCGGTCAGATCATCCGCGACAAGGCGGAGAAGACCTGGGGCTTCGAGCGCAAGGGCGACGGCGTGCGCTTCTACGTCTTCGAGCAGATCACCAACCCGGCCGCCTTCAAGCGGGGTTACCGCGAACTGCTTGACGCGGTGAACGCGGACGACCTGGAGAAGCAGCGCATCATCGAGGAGTGCAAGCGGGCCTTCGCGCTGAACACCGCGGTCTTCCGCGAGCTGGGCGAGGTCTTCCCGCGCAGCGCGTGAATTTCCCGTGAGGGAGCGGCACTTGAGCATCGGCGCGTAAATCCGCACAGCGTGAACGTACGGCTCCACCGGAGGTTCCGGTGGAGCCGCCCTCCATTCCCCTTTTCCCCATTTCCCCTTTTTTCGCCGTACGAAAAGGGCAATTCGGTGCTGCCGCCAGAGGTTTGACGCCCCATCGACCTGCGGGTAGATTCCGATGCCGTCTTCACTTCACTTTCACATGACATCCGGGCGGGGGGCCTTCTAATGCGTGGGTGCCATGCCTGAAAGGGGTATTCCGCCGCCGGGTCATGTCCAGCGCGGGCAACACCACCACCCGGGCCCGAGTGCTCCTTTCGGGCTTCCGGGCTTCCGGGGTGTTTCCCGTACCGACTACACCTACCGACAGGAAATGCCACCGTGTCACACCTCCGCCCCCGTGCGGCTGTGACGAGCGGCCTGCTGGCAGCGGCTCTCGTCTCCGGTACCCTCCTCGCCCCCGCGGCCCATGCCATCGTGGGAACCCCGTCCGCGAACAACGCGTACGCGTTCACCGCCCGTCTGGACATAGGCGACGGCAAGCGCGCGTGCTCCGGCACGCTGGTCGACCGCGACTGGGTCCTGACGGCGGCCAGTTGCTTCGTGGACAACCCGGCCGGGGCCCTCCAGCTCCCGCCGGGCGCGCCGAAGGACGCCACCACCGCCGTCATCGGCCGCACCGACAGCACCACCACCGCGGGCCAGGTCCGCACGGTCGTCGAGCTCGTGCCCCGCGCCGACCGGGATCTGGTGCTGGCCCGGCTGGCCAAGCCGGTCACCACCATCGCCCCGGCGCCCCTCGCCGCGACGCCGCCCGCCCCGGGCGAGACCCTCACCGGGACCGGCTTCGGCCGGACTGCGGACGAGTGGGCCCCGGTGAAGATGCACCAGGGCCGCTTCTCCGTCGACCAGGCCGACGCGACCACCGTGAACATCACCGGCCTGGACGGCGCCGCCGTGTGCGCCGGTGACACCGGTGGCCCGATGCTGCGCGAGCAGGGCGGGAACGTCGAGCTCGTCGCCGTCAACAGCCGCTCCTGGCAGGGCGGTTGCTTCGGCACGACGGAGGAGGAGACCCGTACCGGCGCGGTGGAGAGCCGGGTCGACGACCTGCACGCGTGGGTCACCGAGACCGTGACGGCCGCCCCGTTCGTCGACTTCAACGGGGACGGCCACCGCGACGTGGCCGTCGCCGACCCGAAGGCCGCGGTGGCCGGCGCGGCCGGTGCCGGACTGGTCCGCGTGGTGTACGGCAACGGCGCGGGCGTCGGCGAGCTGGTCCAGGGCAGTCCCGGTGTCAACGGTGGACCCGAGGCGGGCGACGGTTTCGGTACCGCGCTGGCCACGGTGGACTACAACGCCGACGGCTACACCGATCTGGTGGTCGGCGTGCCCAACGAGGACATCGGCAAGGTCGCCGACGCCGGGGCGGTGCAGATCGTCTACGGTTCGCCCGCGGGGCTCGGCAAGGGCCGAGGCGGGACCTGGTTCGAGCAGGGCAGGGGAGCCGGAGCGCTCCTCGGCTCGGCCTCCGAGGCCAAGGACCACATGGGCTTCTCCGTCGCCGCCGGGAAGACCGCGGCCGGTGATCCGTACATCCTGATCGGCGTGCCCGGTGAGGACCTGGGCTCCGTCGCCGACGCGGGCAACGCGATCTACCTGCGGGGCGACACGAACGTCGCCATCAACCAGAACACCGCATCCGTCCCGGGGGGCGCGGAGAAGGGCGACCAGTTCGGCTACTCCGTGGCGGGTTCACCGAACCATCTGGCGATCGGCATCCCCAACGAGGCCATCGGCACCATCGCGAAGACCGGCGCCATCCAGATCCTGAAGCACGACCTCAACGCCAACAAGATCCCCACCCCGGTCAAGGCGCTCCACCAGGACACCGAGGGCATCAGCGGCGTGAACGAGGCGAACGACCTGTTCGGCAAGGCCCTGTCGATGACCTCGCACCGGCCGGAAGGGGCCGCCACCGACAGCGACTCGATCCTCGCCGTCGGCTCCCCGGGCGAGGGCCTCAAGGTCTCGGACGTGAACAAGACGAACGCGGGCCGGGTCGTCGTCCTGCGCATCACGGCGGGCGGCACGGTCAGCGAGCTCCAGGACATCCACCAGGAGAAGGCCGACGTCACCGGGGCCGCCGAGGCGGGCGACCGGTTCGGCGAGCGGGTCGCCGCCGTCAACACCCGTCCCAGGAACGTCGGTACGACCGCGACGATGCTGCTGGCCGTCGGCATCCCGGGCGAGAACGAGGGCGCGGTCGTGGACTCCGGCGCCATCCAGAAGTTCTCGCTGCTCGGCGCCCCCGGCGCCGCGGACCGCTGGATCTCCCCGGGCGGCGCGCCCGGTCTGCCGGGCGCCCCCGGCACCAAGCAGTACGTCGGCAGCAGCATCACGGCCACCCCGACGCACCTGTACATCGGTATGCCCGACGGTCCGGGCGCCCGTGGCGCCGCGCATCTGATGCCGTGGTCCAACGTCACCGGCGGCCCGGTCCAGCCCGTGACCAGCTACGAGCCGGGCAAGGGCGGCCTCCCGGCCGTCGGCGAGGCGTTCGGCAGCGCGATCCAGTAGGCGGTCACCGACCGAAGCCGGAACAACGGCCGTCCGGGGTTCAGCCCCGGGCGGCCATCAGGACGCGGCCCCCGACCTCCACCGTGCCGTCCGGCGCGGGAGCGGTGAGGATCTGGGAGCCGCGTCCCTGTCTGATGTTCAGGGCCCGGCCGAGGTGCGCGCTCAGCAGCATGGCCGCCGCCCCGGTCGCCTCGTCCTCGACGATGCCCTCGCCGCGCCGGGGAAAGGCCCGCGCACGCACCCGTCCGGCCGCCTCGTCCTCCCAGGCCCACGCGTAGAGCCAGCCCTCGCCGGGCGGCGGCCCGGGCAGCGCCTCCACCTCCTCCGCCGTCGCGTACTGCTGGAGCGTGCGCGGCGGGGCCCACTCGGGGCGGGCGGTGATCCAGGTGAACTCCCCGTCCTGGCGTGCGAACACGTCCCCGACGTCCAGCTCCAGGATCTCCAGGTCCAGCAGCCACGCGGTGCCGACCAGCGGGTGCCCGGCGAACGGCAGCCGCAGCCCCGGCGTGTGGATGTCCACCCGTCCGCGCTCCGGGTCGTCGACGAACACGGTCTCGCTGAAGCCGAGTTGCCGGGCGAGCCGCTGCCGGGAGGGCTCGTCGGGGTGGCTGCTTCCGTCGCGTACGACCCCGAGAGCATTGCCGTGGCGTCCGTCGGGCCCGCAGAACACCCGCAGGACGTCGATGCCCGGGGGTACGTCGTAGTCGTTCACGGGGGCATTCAAGCACTGCCGGACGGCGGTACGGGAACCGAGCGGGTACGGCCGCAGGGCCGCGCCGGGAGCACTGCTGCTGCCGGTACGGCCCTGCGGGTCGTTCAGTGGTGCGGGTGGTGCCGGTCGG
Encoded here:
- a CDS encoding site-2 protease family protein, with protein sequence MTTAATRGDRRISPVFLGIAAVTAVAGWAVWTGFADATGFAVFLFVTGAWIVSLCLHEYAHARTALHSGDLSVGSKGYLTLNPLTYTHALLSIVLPVLFVIMGGIGLPGGAVYIERARIRGRWRHSLISAAGPLTNVAFAIVCTAPFWLDALDGVPLAFQYALAFLAMLQVTAAILNFLPIPGLDGYGVIEPWLSYRIRRQVEPIAPFGLIAVFAVLWIPGVNIAFFDGIDALLRALGVDEVQRYCGLDTYRFWKAFFDEQDPACAVG
- the npdG gene encoding NADPH-dependent F420 reductase; this translates as MTTQDSGSAPKPPVKDPWDLPDVSGLSVGVLGGTGPQGRGLAYRLARAGQRVTLGSRDAARAEQAAAELGFGVEGADNAECARRSDIVIVAVPWDGHAKTLESLRGELAGKLVIDCVNPLGFDKKGAYALKPEEGSAAEQAAALLPDSRVTAAFHHLSAVLLQDESIEEIDTDVLVLGEVRADTDIVQALAGRIPGMRGIFAGRLRNAHQVESLVANLISVNRRYKAHAGLRTTDV
- a CDS encoding MFS transporter, which translates into the protein MTSAPPSPSSPDSPSSPPSARLRALLPDLSPWRSSADFRLLWVQGLITYFGSFMALIALPLQIKDLTGSPLAVGAMGAVELVPLVVFGLYGGALADSVDRRRVILLTEAGLGVLAAVLLVNALLPEPLLWPLYVVAGGVSALAGLQRPALDSLMARIVPHAQQTAAAALNSLRWQIGAIAGPALAGLVVAYAGHGTAYAVTVGTFAVSVVLCLRLAPAPPAGDAAKPSLRGIVEGARYAWSRPVLLGTYAIDLAAMFFAFPNTIFPFLADELDAEWSLGLMYAAGSVGSLALGLTSGWTSRVRRHGLFVVFGATAWGLAIAAAGWFSSVWVVLLCLAVAGAGDMLSGLGRATIWNQTIPEELRGRLAGIEVLSYSIGPQLGQVRAGAMAGWTGTRSAIWTGGVACVASVALLTAALPKLVRYDSETDEDAVRRREARVEG
- the map gene encoding type I methionyl aminopeptidase, with the translated sequence MSGQSLLVPGEITPVRSVPGNIRRPEYVGKPAPTPYTGPEIQDADTVERMRIAGRIAAQAMEEAAKHIAPGVTTDELDRVAHEFMIDHGAYPSTLGYRGFPKSLCSSLNEVICHGIPDSTVLRDGDIVNLDVTAYINGVHGDNNATYLCGEVDEESRLLVERTRESLNRAIKAVRPGRQINVIGRVIESYAKRFGYGVVRDFTGHGINSSFHSGLIIPHYDSPHATTVMQPGMTFTIEPMLTLGTHEYDMWEDGWTVVTKDRKRTAQFEHTLVVTETGAEILTLP
- a CDS encoding biliverdin-producing heme oxygenase, whose protein sequence is MDATATVTPFSTLIRTASHEQHTEAETSTFMGDLLGGRLGVDAYTRYTEQLWFVYQALEEGAEALRDDPVAGPFIQPELMRSTELERDLAHLRGENWREDLEALPATAAYAARVAECARTWPAGYIAHHYTRYLGDLSGGQIIRDKAEKTWGFERKGDGVRFYVFEQITNPAAFKRGYRELLDAVNADDLEKQRIIEECKRAFALNTAVFRELGEVFPRSA
- a CDS encoding trypsin-like serine protease is translated as MSHLRPRAAVTSGLLAAALVSGTLLAPAAHAIVGTPSANNAYAFTARLDIGDGKRACSGTLVDRDWVLTAASCFVDNPAGALQLPPGAPKDATTAVIGRTDSTTTAGQVRTVVELVPRADRDLVLARLAKPVTTIAPAPLAATPPAPGETLTGTGFGRTADEWAPVKMHQGRFSVDQADATTVNITGLDGAAVCAGDTGGPMLREQGGNVELVAVNSRSWQGGCFGTTEEETRTGAVESRVDDLHAWVTETVTAAPFVDFNGDGHRDVAVADPKAAVAGAAGAGLVRVVYGNGAGVGELVQGSPGVNGGPEAGDGFGTALATVDYNADGYTDLVVGVPNEDIGKVADAGAVQIVYGSPAGLGKGRGGTWFEQGRGAGALLGSASEAKDHMGFSVAAGKTAAGDPYILIGVPGEDLGSVADAGNAIYLRGDTNVAINQNTASVPGGAEKGDQFGYSVAGSPNHLAIGIPNEAIGTIAKTGAIQILKHDLNANKIPTPVKALHQDTEGISGVNEANDLFGKALSMTSHRPEGAATDSDSILAVGSPGEGLKVSDVNKTNAGRVVVLRITAGGTVSELQDIHQEKADVTGAAEAGDRFGERVAAVNTRPRNVGTTATMLLAVGIPGENEGAVVDSGAIQKFSLLGAPGAADRWISPGGAPGLPGAPGTKQYVGSSITATPTHLYIGMPDGPGARGAAHLMPWSNVTGGPVQPVTSYEPGKGGLPAVGEAFGSAIQ
- a CDS encoding PhzF family phenazine biosynthesis protein, producing MNDYDVPPGIDVLRVFCGPDGRHGNALGVVRDGSSHPDEPSRQRLARQLGFSETVFVDDPERGRVDIHTPGLRLPFAGHPLVGTAWLLDLEILELDVGDVFARQDGEFTWITARPEWAPPRTLQQYATAEEVEALPGPPPGEGWLYAWAWEDEAAGRVRARAFPRRGEGIVEDEATGAAAMLLSAHLGRALNIRQGRGSQILTAPAPDGTVEVGGRVLMAARG